A window of the Fundidesulfovibrio magnetotacticus genome harbors these coding sequences:
- a CDS encoding RrF2 family transcriptional regulator, translating to MKLTTRSRYGTRMLLDLAQNGGNGPVRVSEIAHRQGISVKYLEKLSRILKKAGLIRSMRGSKGGHLLAKPPSSISMGEIVRALEGDLNLVTCWTERTSCPRLKTCVTSRLWQEVSKALLERLDSMTLEELLKASTPEDATPCCE from the coding sequence ATGAAGCTGACCACCCGCAGCCGTTACGGAACGCGCATGCTGCTCGATCTGGCCCAGAACGGAGGCAACGGCCCCGTGCGCGTGAGCGAAATCGCTCATCGCCAGGGAATTTCCGTGAAATATTTGGAAAAACTGTCGCGCATTCTCAAGAAGGCCGGCCTTATCCGCAGCATGCGCGGCTCCAAGGGCGGGCATCTGCTGGCCAAGCCGCCCTCGTCCATCTCCATGGGCGAGATCGTGCGCGCCCTGGAGGGCGACCTGAACCTCGTCACCTGCTGGACCGAGCGCACCAGCTGCCCGCGCCTGAAGACCTGCGTCACCAGCCGCCTCTGGCAGGAGGTGAGCAAGGCCCTGCTGGAACGCCTCGATTCCATGACCCTCGAAGAACTGCTCAAGGCCAGCACCCCCGAGGACGCAACGCCCTGTTGCGAGTGA
- the mdcA gene encoding malonate decarboxylase subunit alpha, giving the protein MVTDARFSTRMRARARKLEAASGVARGQFVPPGDVVRLLEAVIAPGDRVCIEGDNQKQADFLAQCLARVNPDRVNGLRMTQSSVILPEHLDVFERGIAATLDFAYAGPQGERLFRMVDEKRLTIGAIHTYVELYARSYTDLCPDVCLLAAAQADRAGNVYTGFSTEETPALIEATAFKDGVSVVQVNEVVDKLPRVDIPSDWVDFIVESPRPFYIEPLFTKDPARISDVQVLMGMMAMKAIYARYLPRTINHGVGFNTAAIELLLPTYGQELGLKGRACRFWALNPHPTMIPAIEEGFAEIVYPVGGEVGMEAYVNNKPDIFPVGPGGTMRSNRFFSQMSGHFADIFVGATLQIDTQANSSTVTSGRLVGYGGAPNFGCESRGRRHASPAWLAAGAEGYAGAAMPRGRKLVVQIVETFRGRMLPTFVERLDAWDFQEKGFFETPPVMIYGDDITHIVTEEGVANLLLCRTPQEREQAVRGVAGFTPVGLARDKAMVDRLRERKAVQWACDLDIKESRATRDMLAARSIKDLVDWSGGLYDPPSRFRNW; this is encoded by the coding sequence ATGGTCACCGACGCCCGGTTCAGCACTCGCATGCGGGCGCGCGCCCGCAAACTGGAGGCCGCGTCCGGCGTCGCCCGGGGACAGTTCGTCCCCCCAGGCGACGTGGTGCGCCTTCTGGAGGCGGTGATCGCCCCGGGAGACCGGGTCTGCATCGAGGGCGACAACCAGAAGCAGGCCGACTTCCTGGCCCAGTGCCTGGCCCGGGTGAACCCCGACCGGGTGAACGGCCTGCGCATGACCCAATCCTCGGTGATCCTCCCGGAGCACCTGGACGTCTTCGAGCGCGGCATCGCCGCCACCCTCGACTTCGCCTACGCCGGGCCCCAGGGGGAACGCCTCTTCCGCATGGTGGACGAGAAACGCCTGACCATCGGCGCCATCCACACCTATGTGGAGCTCTACGCCCGTTCCTACACCGACCTCTGCCCCGACGTGTGCCTGCTCGCCGCCGCCCAGGCCGACAGGGCCGGGAACGTCTACACCGGCTTCAGCACCGAGGAGACCCCGGCCCTCATCGAGGCCACGGCGTTCAAGGACGGGGTGTCCGTGGTGCAGGTCAACGAGGTGGTGGACAAGCTCCCCCGGGTGGACATCCCTTCGGACTGGGTGGACTTCATCGTGGAGAGCCCCAGGCCCTTCTACATCGAGCCGCTCTTCACCAAGGACCCCGCGCGCATCAGCGACGTGCAGGTGCTCATGGGCATGATGGCCATGAAGGCCATCTACGCCCGGTATCTGCCCCGGACCATCAACCACGGCGTGGGGTTCAACACGGCCGCCATCGAACTGCTCCTGCCCACCTACGGCCAGGAGCTGGGGCTCAAGGGCAGGGCCTGCCGCTTCTGGGCGCTCAACCCGCACCCCACCATGATCCCGGCCATCGAGGAGGGCTTCGCGGAGATCGTCTACCCCGTGGGCGGCGAGGTGGGCATGGAGGCCTACGTCAACAACAAGCCCGACATCTTCCCCGTCGGCCCCGGCGGAACCATGCGCTCAAACCGCTTCTTCAGCCAGATGAGCGGCCACTTCGCGGACATCTTCGTGGGCGCCACCCTTCAGATAGACACCCAGGCCAACAGCTCCACGGTAACGTCGGGGCGTCTGGTGGGCTACGGCGGCGCGCCCAACTTCGGCTGCGAGTCGCGCGGGCGCAGGCATGCCAGCCCCGCCTGGCTCGCGGCAGGCGCCGAGGGCTACGCAGGGGCCGCCATGCCCCGGGGCAGGAAGCTCGTGGTTCAGATCGTGGAAACCTTCCGCGGCAGGATGCTGCCCACCTTCGTGGAGCGGCTCGACGCCTGGGACTTCCAGGAAAAGGGCTTCTTTGAGACCCCTCCGGTGATGATCTACGGCGACGACATCACCCACATCGTCACCGAGGAGGGGGTGGCCAACCTGCTGCTGTGCCGCACGCCCCAGGAGCGCGAGCAGGCCGTGCGCGGCGTGGCCGGATTCACGCCCGTGGGCCTGGCCCGCGACAAGGCCATGGTGGACCGCCTGCGCGAGCGCAAGGCCGTGCAGTGGGCCTGCGACCTGGACATCAAGGAGAGCCGCGCCACCCGCGACATGCTGGCGGCCAGGAGCATCAAGGATCTGGTGGACTGGTCCGGCGGCCTCTACGATCCGCCCAGCCGCTTCAGGAACTGGTAG
- the mdcC gene encoding malonate decarboxylase acyl carrier protein, producing MEHLEFTLPGRTGGPRANEWAIAGVVTSGNLEVLAEAMDLGGACRFVIDTSAKGYRDTWRAVVEDFMAKHAPGDVLFSINDSAASPAVVGLRLAQALEALNG from the coding sequence ATGGAACATCTGGAATTCACCCTCCCCGGCAGGACCGGCGGCCCGCGCGCCAACGAATGGGCCATCGCGGGGGTGGTCACCTCGGGCAATCTGGAGGTCCTGGCCGAGGCCATGGACCTTGGCGGAGCGTGCCGCTTCGTCATCGACACCTCCGCCAAGGGCTACCGGGACACATGGCGGGCCGTGGTGGAGGACTTCATGGCCAAGCACGCCCCGGGCGACGTGCTGTTTTCCATCAACGACTCGGCGGCCAGCCCCGCCGTGGTCGGCCTCCGGCTGGCCCAGGCGCTGGAAGCCCTCAACGGCTGA
- a CDS encoding biotin-independent malonate decarboxylase subunit beta, giving the protein MRATRRSYFEATARQRVSGIADPGSFKEICGPTERRTSPSLPFFGLPAAFDDGVVVGDALIGGRPVSLAAQEGRFMGGAFGEVHAAKVAGLLRRALRTRPEAFVFLLDSGGVRLQEANAGEIGVTEIMRAIFDLRHAGVPVIGVVGGSCGSFGGAGIVSGCCDTLIASQEGRMGVSGPEVIETTMGVEAFDSRDRALVWRTTGGKNRRLFGAVSALVEDHIPAFREALLKALDRPASFTLEALAARRAALKARFETYGSAGDALDIWRAMGFDRPEDVPAMDVRDLEARLEPAREETP; this is encoded by the coding sequence ATGCGCGCCACCAGACGCAGCTATTTCGAGGCCACGGCCAGGCAGCGGGTCTCGGGCATCGCGGACCCCGGGAGCTTCAAGGAAATCTGCGGCCCAACGGAGCGCCGCACAAGCCCCAGCCTGCCCTTCTTCGGGCTTCCGGCGGCCTTCGACGACGGCGTGGTGGTGGGCGACGCCCTGATCGGCGGCCGGCCCGTGTCCCTGGCCGCCCAGGAGGGCCGCTTCATGGGCGGGGCCTTTGGGGAGGTCCACGCCGCCAAGGTGGCGGGCCTGCTCCGGCGCGCCCTGCGCACCCGTCCCGAGGCCTTCGTCTTCCTGCTCGATTCGGGCGGAGTGCGCCTGCAGGAGGCCAACGCAGGGGAGATCGGCGTCACGGAGATCATGCGCGCCATCTTCGACCTGCGCCATGCGGGCGTTCCGGTGATCGGCGTGGTGGGGGGCTCCTGCGGCTCTTTCGGCGGCGCGGGGATCGTCAGCGGCTGCTGCGACACGCTCATCGCCTCGCAAGAGGGGCGCATGGGCGTCTCCGGCCCGGAGGTCATCGAAACCACCATGGGCGTGGAGGCCTTCGACTCCCGCGACAGGGCGCTGGTCTGGCGCACCACGGGCGGCAAGAACCGCCGTCTGTTCGGCGCGGTGAGCGCCCTGGTGGAGGACCACATCCCGGCCTTCCGGGAGGCCCTCCTCAAGGCCCTGGACCGCCCCGCCTCCTTCACCCTGGAAGCCCTGGCCGCCAGGCGCGCGGCGCTCAAGGCCCGGTTCGAGACGTACGGATCGGCCGGGGACGCCCTGGACATCTGGCGCGCCATGGGGTTCGACCGGCCGGAGGACGTGCCCGCCATGGACGTCCGCGATCTTGAGGCGCGGCTTGAGCCCGCGCGGGAGGAAACGCCGTGA
- a CDS encoding biotin-independent malonate decarboxylase subunit gamma yields the protein MKLDEALKSLFPAGCSVRTEGNVVLGEARVGTRGEAVAAVLGTTDNAFIGLEEILALGEGLLDVLRDHPGRPVVLLVDNAGQRMALREELLGLFEYIANLAALQDLARRRGHKILAVVYGNSVAGGFIACGMLADRICALADARTSVMNLASIARVTRLSQDFLEELSKTLPVFAPGLQPFFKMGGIHEIWDADHAQRLEAALAACSPQDERAALGRERAGRTLARDIMDRVASA from the coding sequence GTGAAGCTCGACGAGGCGCTCAAAAGCCTGTTCCCGGCAGGATGCTCCGTGCGGACCGAGGGGAACGTGGTCCTGGGCGAGGCCCGCGTCGGGACGCGCGGCGAGGCCGTGGCCGCGGTTCTGGGCACCACGGACAACGCCTTCATCGGCCTGGAGGAGATCCTGGCCCTGGGCGAGGGCCTGCTGGACGTGCTGCGCGACCATCCGGGCCGCCCCGTGGTCCTGCTGGTGGACAACGCCGGGCAGCGCATGGCCCTGCGCGAGGAGCTGCTGGGACTCTTCGAATACATCGCCAACCTTGCCGCCCTGCAGGACCTGGCCCGCCGCAGGGGCCACAAGATCCTGGCTGTGGTCTACGGCAACTCCGTCGCGGGGGGCTTCATCGCCTGCGGGATGCTGGCGGACCGGATCTGCGCCCTGGCCGACGCCCGCACCTCGGTCATGAACCTGGCGTCCATCGCCCGGGTGACCCGCCTCTCCCAGGACTTCCTGGAGGAACTGAGCAAAACCCTGCCCGTGTTCGCGCCCGGGCTCCAACCTTTCTTCAAGATGGGCGGCATCCACGAAATCTGGGACGCGGACCACGCCCAGCGCCTGGAGGCCGCCCTGGCCGCCTGCTCGCCCCAGGACGAGCGGGCCGCCCTGGGCCGGGAGCGCGCCGGACGCACCCTGGCCCGGGACATCATGGACCGCGTGGCCTCGGCCTGA
- the mdcG gene encoding malonate decarboxylase holo-[acyl-carrier-protein] synthase — translation MRLVAAHRHWFARLAPEAWAEGLVRPDGCAPRNPERIGRWIGAGLPLVVRRPCRTPDGLLCCGLALPPGEGGLRLPYAVHARAVLALDPPPLLRQCLEAAPAPWRSGLARLLQVLEDAGLAPRVFGSLAWAGLTGLDFLHAGSDVDLLVAVDRREALDALGRALADPGGDAPPVEAEVLLPDGGSFQWAEYARNTPKVLVKSDAVVHLASRNSLLDSLGA, via the coding sequence ATGCGGCTCGTCGCGGCGCATCGCCATTGGTTCGCGCGGCTTGCCCCCGAAGCCTGGGCCGAAGGGCTCGTGCGCCCCGACGGATGCGCGCCCCGGAACCCGGAGCGCATCGGCCGGTGGATCGGGGCCGGGCTGCCGCTGGTGGTGCGCCGCCCCTGCCGGACGCCCGATGGGCTGCTCTGCTGCGGCCTGGCCCTGCCTCCCGGGGAGGGCGGCCTGCGGCTGCCGTACGCGGTCCATGCCCGGGCCGTCCTGGCGCTCGACCCGCCCCCCCTGCTGCGCCAGTGCCTGGAGGCCGCGCCCGCCCCCTGGCGCTCGGGCCTCGCCCGGCTCCTCCAGGTCCTGGAGGATGCGGGCCTTGCCCCGCGCGTGTTCGGCAGCCTGGCCTGGGCCGGTCTGACCGGCCTGGATTTCCTCCATGCTGGGTCCGACGTGGACCTGCTGGTGGCCGTGGACCGGCGTGAAGCGCTGGACGCCCTCGGGCGCGCGCTGGCCGACCCGGGCGGGGACGCCCCCCCGGTGGAGGCGGAGGTGCTCCTGCCGGACGGTGGAAGCTTCCAGTGGGCCGAATACGCCAGAAACACTCCCAAGGTGCTCGTCAAATCCGATGCAGTCGTCCATCTTGCCAGCCGGAACTCCCTCCTGGACTCCCTGGGGGCCTGA
- a CDS encoding triphosphoribosyl-dephospho-CoA synthase, giving the protein MQSSILPAGTPSWTPWGPEAPPARVLPEAPTGCGLANARAVAPAICPEAIARAACAALLRELATYPKPGLVSFRDSGSHRDMDAGTFLASIKALRSPLRELARAGGQGAELAALRAIGLAAEARMLEATGGVNTHKGAIFCLGLLAAAAGALAAGGRALDFQGLSGHVRTRFGEELAASFPLAARSAGERARSLHGLGGARLEAARGFPSVARAGLPALDEALEAGLPLASGRVHCFFALLETAEDTTLVHRGGLRGLDYARRRARRFNRQGGALARGWEQHALEIHRAFTARNLSAGGVADLLAATLFCRSMETLRWPHSPCSAPGRAAKPRT; this is encoded by the coding sequence ATGCAGTCGTCCATCTTGCCAGCCGGAACTCCCTCCTGGACTCCCTGGGGGCCTGAGGCCCCTCCCGCGCGCGTGCTGCCCGAGGCCCCGACCGGGTGCGGCCTCGCGAACGCGCGCGCGGTCGCGCCCGCAATCTGCCCCGAGGCCATCGCCCGCGCCGCCTGCGCGGCGCTCCTGCGGGAGCTTGCGACCTATCCCAAGCCCGGGCTCGTCAGCTTCCGCGACTCCGGCAGCCACCGGGACATGGACGCGGGCACGTTCCTGGCCAGCATCAAGGCCCTGCGCTCCCCGCTGCGGGAGCTGGCCCGGGCGGGTGGCCAGGGCGCGGAGCTGGCCGCGCTGCGCGCCATCGGGCTGGCGGCCGAGGCGCGCATGCTGGAGGCCACGGGAGGCGTGAACACCCACAAGGGGGCCATCTTCTGCCTGGGCCTGCTGGCGGCGGCCGCCGGAGCCCTGGCCGCCGGGGGCCGCGCCCTGGACTTCCAGGGGCTTTCGGGGCACGTCCGGACGCGGTTCGGGGAGGAGCTCGCGGCGTCGTTCCCCCTGGCGGCCCGCAGCGCCGGGGAGCGCGCCCGCAGCCTCCACGGCCTGGGCGGCGCGCGCCTGGAGGCGGCCCGGGGCTTTCCCAGCGTCGCGCGGGCCGGACTTCCGGCCCTGGACGAAGCGCTGGAGGCGGGCCTGCCCCTGGCCAGCGGGCGCGTGCACTGCTTCTTCGCGCTGCTGGAAACCGCCGAGGACACCACCCTGGTCCATCGGGGGGGCCTGCGCGGCCTGGACTACGCCAGACGCCGCGCCCGGCGTTTCAACCGGCAGGGCGGGGCCTTGGCGCGGGGCTGGGAGCAACACGCCCTGGAAATCCACCGGGCGTTCACGGCCCGCAACCTGAGCGCCGGGGGCGTGGCCGACCTGCTGGCCGCCACGCTCTTCTGCCGCTCCATGGAGACTCTCCGATGGCCGCATTCGCCGTGCTCTGCTCCGGGCAGGGCCGCCAAACCCCGAACCTGA
- a CDS encoding ACP S-malonyltransferase: MAAFAVLCSGQGRQTPNLIARASGSPGAARLLDAVRPHLPAGLREAPGDVDPDLLFLDAIAQPLICLYQLMAWETLAPSMPRPDLLAGYSLGEFNACALAGCFAPGQALDLAARRAREMDQAAAGTPSGLMAVLGLSPETAARVAGQCRGSLAIVVGPDHVVAGVGRERFEELSRAFAAAGATRVEPLPVPLASHTPFLAQASARFGEALRQTMPTPPAVPVLSGVSAEAQWDPAPIARALAAQISTTIRWDLCMETMLSRGCRVFLELGPGRDLSHMILARDPGAAARSLDEFHDISAASAWVAKELSRQE, from the coding sequence ATGGCCGCATTCGCCGTGCTCTGCTCCGGGCAGGGCCGCCAAACCCCGAACCTGATCGCCAGGGCGTCCGGCAGCCCCGGGGCCGCGCGCCTGCTGGACGCGGTGCGCCCGCACCTGCCCGCCGGACTGCGCGAAGCCCCCGGGGACGTGGATCCGGACCTGCTGTTTCTGGACGCCATCGCCCAGCCGCTCATCTGCCTTTACCAGTTGATGGCCTGGGAGACGCTCGCGCCGTCCATGCCCCGGCCGGACCTGCTGGCGGGGTACAGCCTCGGGGAGTTCAACGCCTGCGCCCTGGCGGGGTGTTTCGCGCCAGGCCAGGCCCTGGACCTGGCGGCCCGCAGGGCGCGGGAGATGGACCAGGCGGCGGCCGGGACGCCTTCCGGGCTGATGGCCGTGCTGGGCCTGTCCCCGGAGACGGCGGCGCGCGTGGCGGGGCAATGCCGGGGGAGCCTGGCCATCGTCGTGGGGCCGGACCATGTGGTGGCCGGCGTCGGGAGGGAACGTTTCGAGGAGCTTTCCCGGGCGTTCGCCGCCGCGGGCGCGACGCGGGTGGAGCCCCTGCCCGTGCCCCTGGCCTCCCACACCCCCTTCCTGGCCCAGGCCTCGGCGCGCTTCGGGGAGGCGCTGCGCCAGACGATGCCGACCCCACCCGCCGTGCCGGTGCTCTCCGGGGTGAGCGCCGAGGCGCAGTGGGACCCAGCCCCTATCGCGCGGGCCCTGGCAGCGCAGATCAGCACCACCATCCGCTGGGACCTGTGCATGGAGACCATGCTCTCGCGCGGATGCCGGGTGTTCCTGGAACTCGGCCCCGGCAGGGACCTGTCCCACATGATACTGGCGCGCGACCCCGGCGCGGCCGCCCGCTCCCTGGATGAATTCCACGACATTTCGGCCGCCTCCGCGTGGGTGGCGAAGGAGCTCTCCAGGCAGGAATGA